From Brachyspira pilosicoli, a single genomic window includes:
- a CDS encoding PTS sugar transporter subunit IIC, giving the protein MLLNALLLGILAGIAIWDGRVFGQHMIDRPIVTGPIVGLILGDFQTGIIMGASLELVMMGIVGIGAATPPDVVAGGILSTAFAIMSGLSMEAAVALSLPIATLAQSVGILDRTINTTFLHWADKAANEGDPNKVARAMWAGAFLFFFSEFIVVFLGVLLGSNTIAAFIDALPDFIIKGLTVASGMLPALGIAILMQLIFDKNNAAYLFVGFVLSAIFEASTIAVAIVGGIIAYIIYQETIKHKSNENNPNTLENNSASSGEL; this is encoded by the coding sequence TTTTTGGTCAGCACATGATTGACAGACCAATAGTAACAGGTCCAATAGTTGGATTAATATTAGGAGATTTTCAGACAGGAATAATAATGGGGGCTTCATTAGAATTAGTAATGATGGGTATTGTCGGCATAGGCGCTGCTACACCTCCTGATGTTGTTGCTGGGGGAATATTATCTACTGCTTTTGCTATTATGTCTGGATTAAGTATGGAGGCTGCTGTTGCCTTATCTTTACCAATTGCTACTTTGGCTCAATCTGTCGGCATATTAGACAGAACAATAAACACTACGTTTTTGCATTGGGCAGATAAAGCGGCAAATGAAGGAGACCCTAATAAAGTTGCTAGAGCTATGTGGGCAGGAGCATTTTTATTCTTTTTTAGTGAATTTATAGTTGTATTCTTGGGAGTATTATTAGGTTCAAATACAATAGCTGCTTTTATTGATGCTCTTCCTGACTTTATTATAAAAGGTTTAACAGTAGCAAGCGGAATGTTGCCAGCATTAGGTATAGCCATTTTAATGCAATTAATCTTTGATAAAAACAATGCGGCATATTTATTTGTAGGTTTTGTTTTAAGTGCAATATTTGAAGCAAGTACTATAGCTGTTGCTATTGTTGGCGGTATTATAGCTTATATAATTTATCAAGAAACAATAAAACATAAATCTAACGAAAATAATCCTAATACATTAGAAAATAATAGTGCTTCAAGCGGAGAACTATAA